The following proteins are encoded in a genomic region of Phragmites australis chromosome 9, lpPhrAust1.1, whole genome shotgun sequence:
- the LOC133927981 gene encoding uncharacterized protein LOC133927981: MLATSTTLRSPSFLMSPFAERILSSPITIIHPSYDISNGIKRSIDQKSKEQINDSVPGVFNLFNKDGDGTITTKELGTVMRSLGQSPKEVELQDMVEEVDTNGSGAINLQQFLTLLAHKMRDTAPMMSSTKTTRTTRTTRGGSVGLVGLGV, encoded by the exons ATGCTGGCCACCTCCACCACGCTCCGCTCCCCATCCTTCCTCATGAGCCCCTTTGCGGAGCGAATCCTTTCGTCTCCTATAACTATAATCCATCCATCATATGATATATCCAATGGGATCAAAAGATCAATCGATCAAAAGAGCAAGGAGCAGATCAACGACTCAGTTCCAGGAGTCTTCAACCTCTTCAACAAAGATGGCGATG GGACGATCACGACTAAGGAGCTCGGGACAGTAATGCGTTCGCTAGGACAGAGCCCCAAGGAGGTGGAGTTGCAAGACATGGTCGAAGAGGTGGACACCAATGGCAGTGGCGCCATTAACTTACAGCAGTTCCTCACCCTCCTCGCCCACAAGATGCGCGACACCGCACCAATGATGAGCTCCACGAAGACAACAAGGACAACGAGGACAACAAGGGGTGGGAGCGTGGGCCTAGTAGGATTGGGAGTCTGA